From one Macaca nemestrina isolate mMacNem1 chromosome 5, mMacNem.hap1, whole genome shotgun sequence genomic stretch:
- the C5H6orf132 gene encoding uncharacterized protein C6orf132 homolog produces MKKNQTVQGTFSKLFGKKHTTSPSTSLYATNPPWIFTQEAPEEGTRGFDGIYYGDNRFNTVSESGTATLKARPRVRPLLTFLPLNAQENHGLAVPTPSVPEDFADKEVTGTSSLVNGNLRLYSSVGDLRPGQYGQDLLIPPPPPGPAPGPPQDISQPPGELPLPSPPSTAPPPPPLLLEPPPPPSMAPPPPPVLEALSPPHTLSSPSTPTPPDFIPPAPPLAFLAPPPPPMPAPAPPAPASPHTVGTRLFPPGGVTKWKSDVALNGRQAEATRFSPPRSPAEPKGSALGPNPEPHLTFPRSFKVPPPTPVRTSSIPVQEAKEAPQKEEGATNKAPSRLPLPPSFHIRPASQVYPDRAPKPDCPGELRAAAPASPRLGQSQSQADEPPRVGTPGTPPPAPPLPPPAAPLPPPPPPLPPAAPPLPCAQKAAHPPAGFTKPPKSSSPALKPKPNPPSPADTASSAPVDWRDPSQMEKLRNELAAYLCGSRREDRFLSHRPGPTVAPQSKEGKKGPSMLEKETPPSPPAKDTPPGVPEKSLGGSSLTETEATPSLALPPVDYIPQDSPTPSVRQIRNELEARLSSSAEKEAKPSIGSLPPKPWLEGGRIFENGADNDKLSKPVAKNLPPQSTTLLPTTPLQPKAMLGPATPPKATSGSATPPQATPGPTTPLKATSGSATPLKATAGPATPPKATPGPTTPLKATAGPATPPEATPGPTTPLKATAGPATPPKATSGLAISSTATTLPTTTSQLMAEKDSGPAGQPAKPASQEVSTPSQQRGEGSPSEATRLPTQGAHSSPALPPKTSPGGGEVPCLYKPHCHQGSLSREVAVVMPTLARGGAAGPGEPVEVKEPPGLPAKPSASAQPTDELLRHPVTGEVVERGSPMALLLAARQRAQKGRPGGAALGRSSLPGSLRDHSHQAEVSSDSIFHSQGRPNSFTVVPKLPKEAEKDSPLTIEIPNKWGPRPGRDAEGTEPSRRHNWTKPEPQAPVAWERAATSNLPQGHPLPKSFSSPPSPSYKREEEEEEFNFEVIPPPPEFSNDPEPPAPALQYLGRRSSPPRNNYSDLGQPPNAGPGAPPALGFLRFPVGARYAGAGGLERFSGGGRSLIKKRLYVGEPHRGPGMPRGGTGRSLSPPNCFRPQPGGPEMRRVNSAGRAPPGGLHARRLSLEGAARGAAEAKHKAPGSAPAAGRSPHTTTRYGSPINTFTVRPGTRHPISYACSGAHWKATS; encoded by the exons AATGCCCAGGAAAACCATGGGCTGGCTGTCCCCACCCCCTCAGTTCCAGAAGACTTCGCAGACAAAGAAGTGACAG GTACCAGCTCACTAGTCAATGGCAACCTCCGACTGTACAGCTCTGTGGGTGACCTGAGGCCTGGGCAGTATGGCCAGGATCTACTcatccccccacctcccccaggcccagccccGGGGCCCCCCCAGGACATTTCACAACCTCCAGGGGAGTTGCCACTGCCATCTCCACCTTCCACAGCACCCCCACCGCCTCCCTTGCTGCTGgaacccccacccccgcccagcatggccccacctccacccccagtaTTGGAGGCCCTGTCCCCACCACACACTCTTTCCTCCCCATCCACACCCACCCCTCCTGACTTCattccccctgccccacccttggcCTTTTTAGCCCCCCCACCACCTCCTATGCCAGCCCCAGCACCCCCAGCTCCAGCATCTCCTCACACAGTGGGAACTCGTCTCTTTCCTCCTGGGGGTGTCACCAAGTGGAAATCAGATGTAGCACTGAATGGCAGGCAGGCAGAGGCCACCAGATTTAGCCCCCCGAGAAGCCCTGCTGAGCCAAAGGGGAGTGCCCTGGGACCTAACCCAGAGCCCCATCTCACCTTCCCCCGTTCTTTCAAAgtgcctcccccaaccccagtcaGGACTTCGTCCATCCCAGTTCAGGAAGCAAAAGAGGCTCCTCAAAAGGAAGAGGGGGCCACCAACAAGGCTCCCAGCCGACTCCCACTGCCTCCCAGCTTCCACATCCGCCCCGCCTCCCAGGTCTACCCAGACAGGGCCCCCAAGCCAGACTGCCCTGGGGAGCTCAGGGCCGCAGCACCAGCCAGCCCAAGGCTGGGCCAGTCCCAGTCCCAAGCAGATGAGCCCCCAAGAGTTGGGACTCCGGGGACTCCGcctccagcccctcccctgccccctcctgcagcccccctccctcccccaccacccccacttcccccagcTGCACCTCCTTTGCCCTGTGCTCAGAAGGCAGCCCATCCACCTGCTGGATTTACAAAACCCCCTAAATCCAGCTCTCCTGCTCTCAAACCCAAACCCAACCCCCCCAGCCCAGCGGACACAGCCTCTTCAGCACCTGTGGACTGGAGGGACCCCAGCCAGATGGAAAAGCTGCGGAACGAGCTGGCGGCCTATCTCTGTGGCTCCAGGAGAGAGGACCGATTCCTCAGTCACAGGCCAGGCCCAACAGTGGCCCCTCAGAGCAAGGAGGGCAAGAAGGGCCCCAGCATGCTCGAGAAAGAGACTCCCCCGAGCCCGCCAGCAAAGGACACTCCCCCAGGTGTTCCTGAAAAGAGTCTTGGCGGCAGCAGCCTGACAGAGACAGAGGCTAcccccagcctggccctgccccCTGTGGACTACATTCCCCAAGACTCTCCAACTCCCAGTGTGCGGCAGATCCGGAATGAGCTGGAGGCCCGGCTCTCCTCATCAGCAGAGAAGGAGGCTAAGCCCAGCATAGGATCTCTACCCCCTAAGCCTTGGCTAGAAGGGGGAAGAATTTTTGAAAATGGGGCTGATAATGACAAACTCTCCAAGCCTGTGGCCAAGAATCTGCCACCTCAATCTACCACCCTGCTGCCAACCACACCACTCCAGCCCAAGGCCATGTTGGGACCAGCCACACCACCCAAGGCCACATCTGGGTCAGCCACACCACCCCAGGCCACACCTGGGCCAACCACACCACTCAAGGCCACATCTGGGTCAGCCACACCACTCAAGGCCACAGCTGGGCCAGCCACACCACCCAAGGCCACACCTGGGCCAACCACACCACTCAAGGCCACAGCTGGGCCAGCCACACCACCCGAGGCCACACCTGGGCCAACCACACCACTCAAGGCCACAGCTGGGCCAGCCACACCACCCAAGGCCACATCTGGCCTGGCCATATCATCTACAGCCACAACtctgcccaccaccacatcccaACTGATGGCAGAGAAAGACTCAGGGCCAGCTGGGCAGCCAGCGAAGCCAGCATCTCAAGAAGTTTCCACTCCCTCCCAGCAAAGGGGAGAGGGGTCCCCCTCAGAGGCCACTAGGCTGCCCACACAGGGAGCCCACTCATCTCCAGCCCTCCCACCAAAGACATCTCCTGGTGGAGGAGAGGTGCCATGTCTCTACAAGCCCCACTGCCACCAGGGCAGCCTCAGCCGTGAGGTTGCTGTGGTGATGCCCACCCTGGCCAGAGGAGGGGCTGCAGGGCCAGGGGAGCCCGTAGAGGTGAAGGAGCCCCCAGGGCTGCCAGCCAAGCCCTCTGCCTCAGCCCAGCCCACTGATGAACTCCTCAGGCACCCGGTGACTGGGGAGGTGGTGGAGCGGGGCTCACCGATGGCCCTGCTCCTGGCGGCCAGGCAGAGGGCGCAGAAGGGGAGACCTGGAGGGGCTGCCCTGGGTCGGTCCTCTCTGCCAGGAAGTCTCCGTGACCACAGCCACCAAGCCGAGGTCAGCTCTGACAGCATCTTCCACAGCCAAGGCAGGCCCAACTCCTTCACTGTGGTGCCCAAGTTACCCAAGGAAGCTGAGAAGGACTCCCCGCTGACGATCGAAATACCCAATAAGTGGGGGCCGCGGCCGGGAAGAGACGCCGAGGGCACAGAGCCAAGCCGCAGGCACAACTGGACAAAGCCGGAGCCCCAGGCCCCTGTGGCCTGGGAAAGAGCTGCTACCTCCAACCTCCCCCAGGGCCACCCGCTGCCCAAGTCCTTCTCCTCTCCACCTTCTCCTTCGTacaagagagaggaggaggaggaggagttcaACTTCGAGGTCATCCCACCGCCGCCAGAGTTCAGCAATGACCCTGAGCCCCCGGCCCCGGCCCTCCAGTATCTGGGCCGCCGGAGCTCCCCTCCCCGGAACAACTACTCAGACTTGGGGCAGCCCCCGAACGCTGGCCCCGGGGCGCCCCCAGCTCTCGGCTTCTTGCGCTTTCCCGTGGGCGCGCGCTACgctggggctgggggcctggagcGCTTCTCGGGAGGGGGCCGCTCGCTCATAAAGAAGCGCCTGTACGTCGGGGAGCCGCACCGCGGCCCAGGGATGCCCCGCGGTGGCACAGGCCGCAGCCTGAGCCCTCCCAACTGCTTCCGGCCGCAACCCGGAGGCCCCGAGATGCGGCGCGTGAACTCGGCGGGTCGCGCGCCCCCCGGAGGCCTGCATGCAAGGAGGCTGTCCCTGGAGGGCGCCGCCCGGGGCGCCGCGGAGGCCAAGCACAAAGCGCCTGGCAGCGCCCCAGCTGCTGGCAG GTCTCCCCACACCACCACCCGCTATGGAAGCCCCATCAACACGTTCACCGTGAGGCCTGGGACCCGCCATCCCATCTCCTATGCCTGCTCAGGGGCCCATTGGAAAGCCACCTCCTGA